From the Labrus mixtus chromosome 17, fLabMix1.1, whole genome shotgun sequence genome, one window contains:
- the pitpnb gene encoding phosphatidylinositol transfer protein beta isoform isoform X2 has protein sequence MVLIKEYRVVLPVSVEEYQVGQLFSVAEASKNETGGGEGIEVLKNEPYEKDGEKGQYTHKIYHLKSKVPAYVKMIAPEGALVFHEKAWNAYPYCRTIVTNEYMKDDFMIKIETWHKPDMGTVENVHDLDEQTWRTVEVVPIDIANKEEVSTADYKPEEDPSLFHSEKTGRGPLGAEWKNEMRTDCPYMCAYKLVTVKFRWWGLQTKVEGFIHRQEKRIFTNFHRQLFCWIDRWVGLTMEDIRRMEEETQKELEEMRQKGDVRGTSATEE, from the exons ATGGTGCTCATCAAGGAATA CCGCGTAGTGTTGCCAGTCTCTGTGGAAGAG TATCAAGTAGGGCAGCTGTTCTCCGTGGCTGAGGCCAGCAAGAATGAGACGGGTGGAGGAGAAGGCATCGAGGTGCTGAAGAACGAGCCTTACGAGAAGGATGGGGAGAAGGGACAGTACACACATAAAATATACCATCTAAAGAG taAAGTCCCGGCCTATGTGAAGATGATTGCACCAGAGGGAGCTTTAGTTTTTCACGAAAAGGCTTGGAACGCCTATCCATACTGTCGCACAA TTGTGACG AATGAGTACATGAAGGACGACTTTATGATTAAGATCGAGACGTGGCACAAACCTGACATGGGAACAGTAGAAAAT GTCCATGACCTGGACGAGCAGACGTGGAGGACCGTGGAGGTGGTTCCCATAGATATcgcaaacaaagaagaagtgtCAACTGCG GATTATAAGCCAGAGGAAGATCCGTCTCTTTTCCACTCAGAAAAGACAGGCAGAGGACCTCTCGGCGCTGAATGGAAG AATGAGATGAGGACAGATTGTCCGTACATGTGTGCGTACAAACTGGTCACCGTCAAATTCAGATGGTGGGGTCTGCAGACCAAAGTGGAGGGCTTCATCCACAGG CAAGAAAAGCGTATTTTCACCAACTTCCACCGCCAGCTGTTCTGCTGGATCGACAGATGGGTGGGTTTGACCATGGAGGACATCAGGCGGATGGAAGAGGAGACCCAAAAAGAGCTCGAAGAG ATGCGTCAGAAGGGAGATGTGCGAGGCACCTCTGCGACAGAAGAGTAG
- the pitpnb gene encoding phosphatidylinositol transfer protein beta isoform isoform X1 encodes MVLIKEYRVVLPVSVEEYQVGQLFSVAEASKNETGGGEGIEVLKNEPYEKDGEKGQYTHKIYHLKSKVPAYVKMIAPEGALVFHEKAWNAYPYCRTIVTNEYMKDDFMIKIETWHKPDMGTVENVHDLDEQTWRTVEVVPIDIANKEEVSTADYKPEEDPSLFHSEKTGRGPLGAEWKNEMRTDCPYMCAYKLVTVKFRWWGLQTKVEGFIHRQEKRIFTNFHRQLFCWIDRWVGLTMEDIRRMEEETQKELEELRKTGPIRGTSAAHEQ; translated from the exons ATGGTGCTCATCAAGGAATA CCGCGTAGTGTTGCCAGTCTCTGTGGAAGAG TATCAAGTAGGGCAGCTGTTCTCCGTGGCTGAGGCCAGCAAGAATGAGACGGGTGGAGGAGAAGGCATCGAGGTGCTGAAGAACGAGCCTTACGAGAAGGATGGGGAGAAGGGACAGTACACACATAAAATATACCATCTAAAGAG taAAGTCCCGGCCTATGTGAAGATGATTGCACCAGAGGGAGCTTTAGTTTTTCACGAAAAGGCTTGGAACGCCTATCCATACTGTCGCACAA TTGTGACG AATGAGTACATGAAGGACGACTTTATGATTAAGATCGAGACGTGGCACAAACCTGACATGGGAACAGTAGAAAAT GTCCATGACCTGGACGAGCAGACGTGGAGGACCGTGGAGGTGGTTCCCATAGATATcgcaaacaaagaagaagtgtCAACTGCG GATTATAAGCCAGAGGAAGATCCGTCTCTTTTCCACTCAGAAAAGACAGGCAGAGGACCTCTCGGCGCTGAATGGAAG AATGAGATGAGGACAGATTGTCCGTACATGTGTGCGTACAAACTGGTCACCGTCAAATTCAGATGGTGGGGTCTGCAGACCAAAGTGGAGGGCTTCATCCACAGG CAAGAAAAGCGTATTTTCACCAACTTCCACCGCCAGCTGTTCTGCTGGATCGACAGATGGGTGGGTTTGACCATGGAGGACATCAGGCGGATGGAAGAGGAGACCCAAAAAGAGCTCGAAGAG CTGCGTAAAACAGGTCCGATTCGAGGCACCAGTGCTGCTCATGAGCAATGA